In Roseibium algicola, the DNA window CAGTCTCATTATTCCAATCTTTCGAAGAATTAATTCTACACTAGCCTCATTCTTCGAAGGAACGCAATATGAGACAAATGCTCATCCCAAGCGATGGAGAGCACCATGACACATACAGGAGACGACTACGAAGCCCGCGCCCGCGCTGCCCGCCACCAGGAACTGCGCCGCCTTGCCAAGGCACTCTCAAGACTGTTGTTCAAAAGGGGTGAAGCTGCCCCAAACAACAATGTGCCGACAACAGGCCATGTGGCCTGCGACAATGATCAGGCACCGCAAACAATTCGTGCGGCCTGACCTCCGGCAAGTTTCTGCCTCTTTGTCATACAGGAAGACCGGTGGTGGAGATCCGGGATCAGTGAGCCCAGATCTCTTTCAAGGGTCAGCGTCATACCTTGAACAGGAGCATCCCCTCTCCCGGCCAGGGCTTGGCCAGGCCCGGATGACCAGAAATAGCTGTTGCTAGACCTATTTCGCCGGTACGTAATCAGCCCTCTGACCACGTGTGACGATACCAAGATCGTCATTTTCCCTTGCGGCTCGCAGCCGTTCCTCGGCCTCGTCCGCTTCGCGCTGGCGCGCCCACATGGAGGCGTAAAGACCGTCTCTGGCCAGAAGCTCCTGATGGGTGCCGCGCTCGGCAATCTCGCCACCTTCCAGAACGATGATCTGGTCCGCGTTGACCACGGTCGACAGGCGGTGGGCAATCACCAGCGTCGTCCGATCCTGCGAAACCTCATCCAGCGCCGACTGGATCTCGCGTTCGGTATGTGTGTCGAGCGCCGATGTCGCCTCATCGAGGATGAGGATCGGCGGAGATTTCAGAATGGTGCGTGCAATCGCAACACGCTGCTTTTCACCGCCCGACAGTTTCAATCCGCGCTCGCCGACTTCCGCGTCATAGCCCTGAGGTAGCCTTTCAATGAAGTCGTGGATCTGCGCCATGCGCGCAGCCTCCCGCACTTCCTCGTCGCTGGCGTCCGGGCGGCCATAGCGAATGTTGTAGGCAATGGTATCGTTGAAGAGCACCGTATCCTGCGGAACCATGCCAATGGCCTGACGCACGCTTTCCTGCGTCACGTTTCGGACATCCTGACCATCGATCTCGACTGAACCGTCGGTGACGTCGTAAAACCGGAACAGGAGACGGGAGATCGTCGATTTGCCCGCACCGGAGGGACCGACGATGGCGACGGTCTTGCCTGCTGGAACCTCAAAGTCGATCCCCTTGAGGATCGGCCGGTCGGGATCGTAGTGAAAGCGGACGTCCTTGAACGCAATCTTTCCTTCAACAGCCTTCAACGGGCTGGCGTCGGGCCTGTCCTCGATTTCGGCGGGCACCATCAGCAGGTCGAACATGGATTCGATATCCGCAAGACCCTGACGGATTTCCCGGTAGAGGAAGCCGATGAAGTTGAGCGGAATGGAAATCTGCATCAGCAGCGCGTTGATAAGGACAAAGTCGCCGATGTTCTGCTCGCCCGCCAGAACAGCCTGTGCAGACAGCCCCATGCAGGCCGCCATGCCAATGCCGAGGATAACCGCCTGACCGAAGTTGAGCCAGGAAAGGGACGTCCAGGTTTTCGTCGCAGCGCTCTCATATTTCGCCATGGAGACATCGAAGCGCGCAGCTTCCATGTTTTCATTGCCGAAATACTTGACCGTTTCGAAGTTGAGCAGACTGTCGATGGCCTTGGAGTTGGCATCCGTGTCGCTGTCGTTCATTTCGCGGCGAATGCCGATCCGCCAATTCGAGGTCTTGATGGTGAACCAGACGTAGGCAACGATCATCACTGCGACGATGACAACATAAAGGAAACCGAACTGGTACCAGATCACGGCTGCCATGATGGCAAATTCCAGAACCGTCGGAATGCCGTTCAAGATGGTGAAGCGGACAATCGCCTCTATGCCCTTCACCCCGCGCTCAATCACCCGGCTGAGCCCACCCGTCCGCCGGGCGAGGTGGAAACGCAGGGAAAGCTGGTGCAGGTGGCGGAATGTCAGGATTGCGAGCTGGCGTACGGCATGCTGGCCGACCCGGGCGAACAGTGCGTCGCGCAGCTGGTTGAAAGCCACTGCCAATACACGGGCTGCATTATAGGCAAGCACCAGCATGACCGGAGCTACCAGGAAAGCAGGCAGGTTGGAGCCTTCACCCGTCAGTGCATCCGTCGCCCAGGCGAAAAAATACGGCGACAGGACCGTCACGATCTTGGCAATGATCAGTGCGAAAATGGCCAGAAGCACGCGCTGCTTGAGATCCGGCCGATTAGACGGCCAGATGTAGGGCCACAGGTTGGCCAGCGTCGTGAAGGTGCTGCCTTCGTCTGCATTGACAGGCTTGCGGATGTGCGCTTGAGCGGAATGGCTGCCGGCAGCCGCAGCCGAGGGCTTTTGCGGCGGGGTCGCTGTCTGATCGGTCACACAAAATCTCCAGGCCGCGGAAGGCGGCCACTTGGGTTAGTCTGAAGCGGAAACCACTTGCGCACCGGCTGACTGTCCTGACTGGTCCGGCTGCGCCGCGTTCAGGCGCTCCCAGAAGTCCTTGGTCCGGCACTCCGCCAGACTGAGCACTTGCCAATTGAGCGCGTAGTGGCAATTCCTGCCCCGCGTGTCACAGCACAAGAGCCCGGCGTCCTTCAAAACCTGCAAATGCTGAGACACGGTCGACTGAGCCAACGGCAGGTGACTGACGATCTCACCGCAGCAGGCGCCCTGACGGCTTGCGAGCTGCTTGATGATTGCCAACCGGGCCGGATGTCCAAGTGCACGGAAGATAGCCGCGAGTTCCTCGCAACTTGCCAGACCTTCCTTGGAGGTCATGCAATTTCCACCGGCCGGCAGATCCGTCCCGCTCATGGGGCGGTTTCCTCATTCACGATTGTTTGTTTCATCGTTGATATGCGATGAATCATCAAAAAAACAAGGGGCTGATGCAAAAAGGCAGAGGATCATTCCGATCCCCTGCCTTCATTTTTGACATTCGACCAAGGGGTAACTGACAGAGATAAGCAGCGACAACAGCCGAGAATTTTATAAATGCCCATGGCCGTTTTCAGACGTGCCGACAACGCCCGAAGTGCCGACAGAGGCCGGTGTCACCTCAGCCGTTGTTTTCGTCAGGTTTCGGCCAGCTCAGATCGCCTTCTGGTGTCAGGAACACTTGCCCCGGGTAAATCAGATCAGGATTGCGGATCTGTTGCTGGTTGGCCTTGTAGATCGTCGTATAGCGAACGCCCTCTCCATAAAGACGCCGGGAGATCCGCCACAGGTTATCCCCCTTGCGGATGATCACGACGGGAAGAGATTTTTTCACTTCCGCGCCCTGGCCGTCGGCTCCTGCACCCTCACCGCTTGCGACGACCTTGGTCAGCACAATCTGCTTGTCCTGTTCCTTTTCAAAGGTAACGGCTGCACGGGCGTCGACCGAGCTGCCATCCTCACCGATCAAATCGGCGCGAACCTCGACATTTCCTTCAGAAATATTCTTGCCGCCTTCAATCAGCCACTTCCCGCCCGAACCGACCTTAGCCTCACCCTGAAACTCGTCGCCAACGTAGACACGAACCGATGACCCAGGTTCGCCGGTACCGGCGACAAAGACCTTGTCCTTTTCGGATTCCACGGCTTCCACGGTCACCGTCGGCGCATCCGGTGCTGCTGTGGGAACATCAGCCGGTTCATTCTGGCCGGCTTGCGCAACGTCTGCGCCACTGTCCTGTGTCGCTACAGCTGCCGGCGCTGCCCCTGATGACGTGGAAGCAACTTCGGTTTCTGCTGAAGCCGCCTGTCCCGATGCCTCAGCCGTTGAAACGGCGGCCCCGTTGCCGGCCGTTTCCGGCTCTGCGGTGCCTGTTGCAGATGAAGTCGTGTCGGCAGACGCAACAGCGGTCTGCTCAGAGGTACCGGCGGGCTGGTCGCTCGTCTCCCGGGAGGCCGTCTGCTGGCTTGCAGAGGTCCCTGCGGCAGGTTCCGCAGAAGCAGTTTCAGTTGCGGACGTCGACCCGGAGGCCTCCGCGGCGGTGCCTTCTGCAGAATCCGTTGTCGCAGCTGTTTGCGAACCTTCGCCAGTCGAAGTGATGGAAGCCACCTGCTGCTCGGCCTCAGGCTTTTGCAAGACGTCCGACGGACCGTCAGGCGTGTTCAGAACCACAAGAG includes these proteins:
- a CDS encoding ABCB family ABC transporter ATP-binding protein/permease — its product is MRKPVNADEGSTFTTLANLWPYIWPSNRPDLKQRVLLAIFALIIAKIVTVLSPYFFAWATDALTGEGSNLPAFLVAPVMLVLAYNAARVLAVAFNQLRDALFARVGQHAVRQLAILTFRHLHQLSLRFHLARRTGGLSRVIERGVKGIEAIVRFTILNGIPTVLEFAIMAAVIWYQFGFLYVVIVAVMIVAYVWFTIKTSNWRIGIRREMNDSDTDANSKAIDSLLNFETVKYFGNENMEAARFDVSMAKYESAATKTWTSLSWLNFGQAVILGIGMAACMGLSAQAVLAGEQNIGDFVLINALLMQISIPLNFIGFLYREIRQGLADIESMFDLLMVPAEIEDRPDASPLKAVEGKIAFKDVRFHYDPDRPILKGIDFEVPAGKTVAIVGPSGAGKSTISRLLFRFYDVTDGSVEIDGQDVRNVTQESVRQAIGMVPQDTVLFNDTIAYNIRYGRPDASDEEVREAARMAQIHDFIERLPQGYDAEVGERGLKLSGGEKQRVAIARTILKSPPILILDEATSALDTHTEREIQSALDEVSQDRTTLVIAHRLSTVVNADQIIVLEGGEIAERGTHQELLARDGLYASMWARQREADEAEERLRAARENDDLGIVTRGQRADYVPAK
- a CDS encoding LysM peptidoglycan-binding domain-containing protein → MNNKTLIWTLIVAVPVGLAALVTGYIYRDTGRLPFQSGPEVAATPSVSGDSATTEPAAGSDTGTKTQSAETDKADASDEAPAAETASAGPSFDVVGVEPTGETVVAGRSVAGAIVALTANGKVVGKSIANEVGEWTIILDEPLKPGDYDVGLEVHDDTGKAIATSEERLAVSLPEGGKEQPLVVLNTPDGPSDVLQKPEAEQQVASITSTGEGSQTAATTDSAEGTAAEASGSTSATETASAEPAAGTSASQQTASRETSDQPAGTSEQTAVASADTTSSATGTAEPETAGNGAAVSTAEASGQAASAETEVASTSSGAAPAAVATQDSGADVAQAGQNEPADVPTAAPDAPTVTVEAVESEKDKVFVAGTGEPGSSVRVYVGDEFQGEAKVGSGGKWLIEGGKNISEGNVEVRADLIGEDGSSVDARAAVTFEKEQDKQIVLTKVVASGEGAGADGQGAEVKKSLPVVIIRKGDNLWRISRRLYGEGVRYTTIYKANQQQIRNPDLIYPGQVFLTPEGDLSWPKPDENNG
- a CDS encoding ArsR/SmtB family transcription factor encodes the protein MSGTDLPAGGNCMTSKEGLASCEELAAIFRALGHPARLAIIKQLASRQGACCGEIVSHLPLAQSTVSQHLQVLKDAGLLCCDTRGRNCHYALNWQVLSLAECRTKDFWERLNAAQPDQSGQSAGAQVVSASD